The following proteins are encoded in a genomic region of Triticum dicoccoides isolate Atlit2015 ecotype Zavitan chromosome 1B, WEW_v2.0, whole genome shotgun sequence:
- the LOC119328059 gene encoding tryptophan aminotransferase-related protein 1-like translates to MARDNGDGLAAIAGRIGVLGSIALNIAALAIYLRGRAAAEKQASKKVKKAAAVAPSSGKPPVACDSVINLDHGDPTMFETFWRGPIGESATSVIPGYQTMSYFSDVGNLCWFLEPGFEREVRRLHSLVGNAAVEGYHVLVGTGSSQLFQAALYALALPTADAPVSVVSTTPFYSMYPPLTDFLNSGLYRWAGDANAFDGDDYIEVICSPNNPDGSIREAVLKSKSGKDIHDLAYYWPQYTPITHMLAHDIMLFTVSKCTGHAGTRIGWALVKDKEVAQKMSKFMEQSTIGVSKDAQLRAAKVLGAVTDGYEHQLAAAAGGDANLLFHYARRKMAHRWCALRAAVAASGIFSLPNEVAGFCTFTKDTVTSNPAFAWLRCEKQEVEDLESFLRENKIITRSGTKFGADQKVVRISMVDTDEAFGIFVNRLATIK, encoded by the exons ATGGCGAGGGATAATGGAGACGGGCTGGCGGCGATTGCCGGGCGGATCGGCGTGCTCGGGTCCATCGCGCTGAACATCGCGGCGCTGGCGATCTACCTCCgtggccgcgccgccgccgagaaGCAGGCCAGCAAGAAGGTGAAGAAGGCGGCGGCTGTGGCGCCGTCCTCCGGCAAGCCGCCCGTCGCGTGTGATTCGGTCATCAACTTGGATCA CGGTGATCCAACGATGTTTGAGACGTTTTGGCGCGGACCGATTGGCGAAAGTGCTACGTCGGTGATTCCAGGGTATCAAACGATGAGTTACTTCTCCGACGTCGGCAACCTCTGCTGGTTCCTCGAGCCAGGCTTCGAGCGTGAGGTGCGCCGCCTCCACAGCCTCGTCGGCAACGCCGCCGTCGAGGGCTACCACGTCCTTGTCGGCACCGGGTCCTCGCAGCTCTTCCAGGCCGCACTCTACGCGCTCGCCTTGCCCACTGCCGACGCGCCAGTCAGCGTCGTATCAACTACCCCCTTCTACTCC ATGTACCCGCCCTTGACGGACTTCCTCAACTCGGGGCTCTACCGATGGGCCGGCGACGCCAACGCATTCGATGGCGACGACTACATTGAGGTCATATGCTCACCGAACAACCCCGACGGCAGCATCCGCGAGGCCGTCCTCAAGTCCAAATCCGGCAAGGACATCCACGACCTGGCTTACTACTGGCCGCAGTACACTCCCATCACCCACATGCTCGCCCATGACATCATGCTCTTCACCGTGTCAAAGTGTACGGGCCACGCCGGCACGAGGATAGG GTGGGCGTTGGTGAAGGACAAGGAGGTGGCACAGAAAATGAGCAAGTTCATGGAGCAAAGCACCATAGGCGTGTCCAAGGACGCGCAGCTACGCGCCGCCAAGGTACTCGGGGCGGTCACCGATGGCTACGAGCACCAGCTTGCCGCCGCTGCCGGTGGGGACGCGAACCTCCTCTTCCATTACGCGCGGCGGAAGATGGCGCACCGCTGGTGTGCACTCCGTGCTGCCGTAGCAGCCTCCGGCATCTTTAGCCTCCCCAACGAGGTGGCCGGCTTCTGCACCTTCACCAAGGACACTGTCACCTCTAATCCTG CATTCGCATGGCTGCGCTGTGAGAAGCAAGAAGTGGAAGACCTAGAGAGCTTCTTGCGTGAGAACAAGATCATAACCCGCAGCGGGACTAAGTTCGGAGCTGATCAAAAGGTGGTCAGGATCAGTATGGTCGACACTGATGAAGCATTCGGCATATTCGTCAATCGCCTTGCCACCATAAAATGA